In Bacteroidales bacterium, one DNA window encodes the following:
- a CDS encoding beta-ketoacyl-ACP synthase III: MSRIKAAITGVGGYVPSYVLNNDELSKMVDTSDEWIMQRIGIRERRILKEKGKATSYLGSKAVKDLLEKTGTSPLDIQLLICATVTGDMHFPSTANLISDKVGLSNAFSFDLSAACSGFIFALETGRRMVESGAYSKVIVVGADMMSAIVDYTDRSTCPLFGDGAGAVLLEPTTEEVGIMDSILAVDGSGAKHLHMYAGGSLHPPTHETVDAKQHFIFQEGQAVFKMAVSKMSDVSVDIMKRNNLSHSDIKYLVPHQANMRIIEAVARRMEISKDQVIINIDKFGNTTAATIPLCLWDYEKQLKKGDNLILASFGAGFTWGSIYLKWAFDPK; encoded by the coding sequence ATGTCCCGAATAAAAGCAGCTATTACAGGTGTTGGCGGATATGTACCGTCATACGTTCTCAACAATGATGAGTTAAGTAAAATGGTCGATACCAGCGATGAATGGATCATGCAACGCATAGGTATCAGGGAACGAAGGATTTTGAAAGAAAAAGGCAAAGCCACCTCTTATTTAGGTTCAAAAGCTGTTAAGGATTTACTCGAAAAGACTGGGACTTCACCTCTTGATATACAATTACTGATCTGTGCAACGGTAACGGGGGATATGCATTTCCCCTCCACTGCCAATCTTATCAGCGATAAAGTGGGCCTCAGCAACGCATTCAGCTTTGATTTGAGTGCTGCCTGTTCAGGATTTATTTTTGCGCTTGAAACCGGAAGACGAATGGTTGAATCCGGCGCCTATAGCAAAGTGATTGTGGTAGGTGCCGATATGATGTCGGCTATTGTTGATTATACCGATCGTTCGACCTGTCCTCTTTTTGGTGACGGTGCCGGAGCAGTGCTCCTTGAACCCACAACCGAAGAGGTTGGCATCATGGATTCCATCCTCGCAGTTGATGGTTCGGGTGCCAAACACCTGCACATGTATGCCGGAGGTTCACTGCATCCCCCCACGCATGAGACAGTGGATGCCAAACAACATTTCATTTTCCAGGAAGGGCAGGCTGTTTTTAAGATGGCTGTTTCCAAGATGTCTGATGTTTCGGTTGACATTATGAAGAGAAATAATCTCAGCCATTCGGATATAAAATATCTTGTCCCCCACCAGGCCAACATGCGAATCATCGAAGCCGTTGCACGCCGTATGGAAATTTCAAAAGACCAGGTGATCATCAACATTGACAAGTTCGGCAATACAACTGCCGCTACCATACCCCTTTGCCTGTGGGATTACGAAAAACAACTTAAAAAAGGCGATAATCTGATCCTGGCCTCTTTTGGCGCCGGATTTACATGGGGATCCATTTACCTTAAATGGGCCTTTGATCCGAAATAA
- the plsX gene encoding phosphate acyltransferase PlsX, translating into MRIGLDILGGDFAPEATVKGAILAAKILPSDSRLVLIGDQHAIQSICQREQFDSSVFDIVHTSECIQMGEHPARAFAQKPNASVVKGFKLLAHREIDGFASAGNTGAMMVGAMQIIKSIPGIIRPCIAASIPRPSEFPSLLLDVGLNPDCEQDELNQYAILGNIYSRYVVGINAPKIGLLNIGEEESKGNLVTKAAHQLMKDSTNFNFVGNVEGNDMFSDKADVLVCDGFVGNIMLKEAEAFYTMIRKRKIVDDFFEKFNFVNYGGTPVLGINAPVLIAHGISNDVAIKNLVLHTAEVIKSNLCEKIKEAFKECPE; encoded by the coding sequence ATGAGAATTGGTCTTGATATTCTGGGCGGTGATTTTGCTCCAGAGGCAACCGTTAAGGGAGCCATACTGGCAGCAAAAATTCTTCCGTCTGATTCGCGTCTGGTGCTGATAGGTGACCAACATGCGATCCAGTCAATATGTCAGCGCGAACAATTTGATTCATCTGTATTTGACATAGTTCATACATCTGAATGCATTCAGATGGGCGAACATCCGGCCAGAGCTTTTGCTCAAAAACCCAATGCGAGTGTTGTAAAAGGTTTTAAGTTACTGGCACACCGTGAAATTGACGGTTTTGCCAGTGCCGGGAATACAGGTGCCATGATGGTGGGCGCCATGCAAATCATCAAATCAATTCCCGGTATTATAAGGCCTTGCATTGCCGCTTCAATCCCGAGACCGTCCGAATTCCCGTCACTCCTTCTTGATGTCGGGCTGAATCCGGATTGCGAGCAGGACGAATTAAACCAGTATGCCATTCTTGGAAATATTTACAGCCGTTACGTTGTGGGTATTAATGCCCCGAAGATAGGGCTGCTGAACATTGGCGAAGAAGAAAGCAAGGGCAACCTGGTTACAAAAGCCGCTCACCAGTTAATGAAAGATTCAACAAACTTCAACTTTGTAGGAAATGTTGAAGGAAATGACATGTTCAGCGATAAGGCTGACGTTCTCGTTTGCGACGGTTTTGTAGGAAACATCATGCTGAAAGAAGCCGAAGCATTTTACACGATGATCAGGAAACGCAAAATAGTGGATGACTTTTTCGAGAAATTCAATTTTGTGAATTATGGCGGTACACCTGTGCTGGGCATTAATGCGCCTGTTTTGATAGCACACGGTATATCTAACGACGTTGCCATTAAAAACCTGGTTTTACATACAGCAGAAGTTATTAAAAGTAACTTGTGCGAAAAAATTAAAGAAGCATTTAAGGAATGTCCCGAATAA
- the rpmF gene encoding 50S ribosomal protein L32 translates to MPNPKRKHSKQRRDKRRTHDKAIVPTLGTCQNCGAAIQYHRVCPECGFYKGKPAISKEVAV, encoded by the coding sequence ATGCCGAATCCGAAACGTAAACATTCGAAACAGCGGAGAGACAAAAGAAGAACTCACGATAAAGCGATCGTTCCTACACTGGGAACATGCCAGAACTGCGGCGCTGCCATTCAGTACCACAGGGTTTGCCCCGAATGCGGTTTCTATAAAGGTAAACCTGCCATCAGCAAAGAGGTAGCCGTATAA
- a CDS encoding DUF177 domain-containing protein codes for MHHFFYVPLVLKIENQYIIQFKGLKEGIHDFAFSIDKPFFEAFEYLAVPDGHVDVKVVLDKKTTFLGLSFLLTGAMQVQCDRCLEYFSLPVEYSSHLIVRFSETEKEPDEEVVWVHPDEYEISLAHYLYECLTLTIPIRKVHPDLPDGRSGCDPEMLEKLDQYLV; via the coding sequence TTGCACCACTTTTTTTATGTGCCATTAGTTTTGAAAATTGAAAATCAATATATTATTCAATTCAAGGGGCTGAAAGAGGGGATTCATGATTTTGCATTTTCAATTGACAAGCCGTTCTTTGAAGCATTTGAATACCTTGCCGTTCCTGATGGACATGTAGATGTGAAGGTGGTGCTCGACAAGAAAACCACTTTTCTCGGTCTTTCATTCCTGCTTACAGGAGCCATGCAGGTGCAATGTGACCGGTGTCTTGAATATTTCAGCCTTCCGGTTGAATACAGCAGTCATCTTATCGTACGGTTCAGTGAAACTGAAAAAGAGCCTGATGAAGAAGTAGTCTGGGTTCACCCCGATGAGTATGAGATCAGCCTGGCGCATTACCTGTATGAATGCCTGACTCTGACTATCCCCATCCGGAAAGTGCATCCCGATCTTCCCGACGGCAGATCCGGCTGTGATCCTGAAATGCTTGAAAAGCTTGATCAGTATCTTGTGTAA
- a CDS encoding response regulator, whose translation MENKLIFFVDDDKMMLNLMEYTFKCREGFDVKSFFSGEECLENLGLQPSLIVLDYYLGEGESRAMSGLDTLKKINQQNKNIPVVILSREKDKDLIDRFMQFGAMQYVIKDDFFINTLIETVENYFMEKLD comes from the coding sequence ATGGAGAACAAACTGATTTTTTTCGTAGATGATGACAAGATGATGCTCAATCTGATGGAGTACACGTTCAAGTGCAGGGAAGGTTTTGATGTGAAATCATTTTTTTCAGGCGAAGAATGCCTTGAAAATTTAGGCCTTCAACCCAGTCTTATCGTTCTTGATTATTATCTCGGTGAAGGCGAATCCCGTGCGATGTCCGGTCTCGACACTCTTAAAAAGATCAACCAGCAGAATAAGAATATTCCTGTTGTCATTCTCAGCCGTGAAAAAGACAAGGATCTAATCGATCGGTTCATGCAATTCGGTGCCATGCAGTACGTAATTAAAGACGACTTCTTCATCAATACCCTTATTGAGACGGTGGAGAATTATTTCATGGAGAAGCTGGATTAG
- the atpD gene encoding F0F1 ATP synthase subunit beta, protein MTQLVGEVIQIIGPVMDISFERAGNQLPNIHDALEVIKDDGSIIVVECQQHIGENSIRAIAMDSTDGLRRGMKATAMGSAIRMPVGEQIRGRLLNVIGDAIDGLPKVDKTGGYEIHADPPKFDQLSTETEVLFTGIKVIDLLEPYPKGGKIGLFGGAGVGKTVIIMELINNIANKYAGISVFAGVGERTREGNDLLREMIESGVIKYGEAFKKSMEEGSWDLSLVDPEALKQSQATLVFGQMNEPPGARATVALSGLTVAESFRDGDEQSGGRDILFFVDNIFRFTQAGSEVSALLGRMPSAVGYQPTLATEMGIMQERITSTKRGSITSVQAIYVPADDLTDPAPATTFSHLDATTVLSRKISELGIYPAVDPLDSTSRILAPEIIGKEHYDTAKRIKELLQRYKELQDIIAILGMDELSEKDKLVVHRARRVQRFLSQPFHVAEAFTGTPGVWVSIEDTIKGFNMIMDGKVDQYPEAAFHMVGTIEEAIAKGEKLIEQAKKS, encoded by the coding sequence ATGACACAGTTGGTGGGGGAAGTTATTCAGATCATTGGCCCTGTAATGGACATAAGTTTCGAAAGAGCCGGTAATCAATTACCCAATATTCATGATGCACTTGAAGTCATAAAAGATGACGGAAGCATCATCGTTGTTGAATGCCAGCAACATATCGGTGAGAATTCAATAAGGGCTATCGCCATGGATTCCACTGATGGTCTTCGCCGTGGTATGAAAGCAACCGCAATGGGCAGCGCTATCAGGATGCCGGTTGGCGAACAGATCCGGGGCAGGCTTCTGAACGTTATCGGTGACGCTATCGATGGTTTGCCAAAGGTTGACAAAACCGGCGGTTATGAAATTCATGCCGATCCTCCGAAGTTTGACCAGCTTTCTACTGAAACTGAAGTGTTATTCACGGGAATTAAGGTAATTGACCTTCTTGAACCGTATCCGAAAGGTGGTAAAATCGGTTTGTTTGGTGGTGCCGGTGTTGGAAAAACCGTAATCATCATGGAGCTTATCAATAATATTGCAAACAAATACGCCGGTATTTCTGTATTCGCAGGTGTTGGTGAAAGAACCCGTGAGGGGAATGACCTTCTGCGCGAAATGATCGAATCGGGCGTTATCAAATATGGTGAAGCTTTTAAAAAGAGCATGGAAGAAGGCAGCTGGGACCTGTCACTTGTTGATCCTGAAGCCCTCAAGCAATCGCAGGCTACACTGGTGTTCGGTCAGATGAATGAACCTCCCGGGGCACGTGCAACTGTAGCTCTTTCAGGACTAACGGTTGCCGAATCATTCCGTGACGGAGATGAGCAGTCAGGCGGACGCGATATCCTGTTCTTTGTTGACAATATTTTCCGTTTTACCCAGGCCGGCTCCGAAGTATCCGCTTTGCTCGGCCGTATGCCTTCAGCAGTAGGTTACCAACCTACTCTGGCAACGGAAATGGGTATCATGCAGGAACGCATTACTTCAACCAAAAGAGGTTCCATTACATCGGTTCAGGCTATTTATGTACCGGCTGACGACCTTACTGACCCGGCTCCTGCAACCACATTCTCACACCTTGATGCAACAACTGTATTAAGCCGTAAGATTTCCGAGCTCGGTATATATCCCGCTGTTGACCCCCTCGACTCCACTTCACGAATTCTTGCACCTGAGATCATAGGAAAAGAACACTATGATACAGCCAAGAGAATTAAGGAATTGCTGCAGAGGTACAAGGAACTCCAGGATATTATTGCTATTCTTGGTATGGATGAGCTTTCTGAAAAGGATAAGCTGGTTGTTCACCGTGCACGCCGTGTTCAGCGTTTCCTTTCACAGCCTTTCCACGTTGCCGAAGCCTTCACAGGTACACCGGGCGTATGGGTATCCATCGAGGACACCATCAAGGGTTTCAACATGATCATGGACGGAAAAGTGGATCAATATCCCGAAGCTGCCTTCCATATGGTCGGAACTATCGAGGAAGCCATTGCCAAAGGTGAAAAACTCATTGAACAGGCTAAGAAAAGCTGA
- the atpC gene encoding ATP synthase F1 subunit epsilon — MKLEIITPEKSLYDGKVKLVQVPGAKGSFEILKNHAPIISTLVPGKIKVISESDKQDFFDIISGIVEVKSNQITILAVTA, encoded by the coding sequence GTGAAACTTGAAATCATAACACCGGAAAAAAGCCTTTACGACGGGAAAGTGAAACTGGTACAGGTACCCGGGGCAAAAGGTTCTTTTGAAATACTGAAGAATCATGCGCCTATCATTTCAACCCTGGTTCCCGGAAAAATTAAGGTTATCAGTGAATCCGACAAACAGGATTTTTTTGATATCATCTCCGGAATTGTGGAGGTAAAGTCAAATCAGATAACAATTCTTGCTGTTACTGCTTGA
- a CDS encoding family 16 glycosylhydrolase has protein sequence MINLRVIFGLVPKTADYEAKQNSLRKEFQDLKAFTGSPELAEYTELEKTLGSSDFKRRKSEILKQRFSDTPEFRKEKEYAALSKQNDIKRYYKVKDSVELKDFIEFENSQDLKHYHTLEKLTGSDEFMQQKQSLGKKKFRQTPEYEKWVELQSLKNSKRFKDHFSFKKSKDYVNFTLLIGSEKISEFEKLGKYLKSPEFTKVKEYMLLPGKKKYEMSEEFRMEQQFAGLKNSDKFKWYFKTRNSKKFDEIKRWDLTFAEEFEQPKLDRTKWLTRYFWGDKVLKDSYVNMGEKQFFTEENNIAISGSIIKVQTRREKAAGKVWNPAIGFFPKDFDYTSAIINTGNSFRQQFGLFEAKIRFNRNFPVNHAFWLVSDLMLPHIDVARAAKNIAVGTYWGNPNAKGGIEKRAASMNRDRYGYDYYIFSLEWTKEKMTWKVNGVPAFSTTTGIPNIPMYLNISSAIYQDVNGSVLPAELEVDWVRCYKAI, from the coding sequence ATGATAAACTTAAGAGTTATTTTCGGACTGGTTCCGAAAACTGCCGATTATGAGGCAAAACAAAATTCTTTAAGAAAAGAATTCCAGGATCTCAAAGCATTTACAGGCTCGCCGGAATTAGCCGAATATACCGAACTCGAAAAGACTCTCGGTTCATCTGACTTCAAACGCAGGAAAAGCGAAATCCTGAAACAACGGTTTTCAGATACTCCTGAATTCAGGAAAGAAAAGGAATATGCAGCGCTCTCGAAGCAGAACGACATAAAACGGTATTATAAAGTAAAGGATTCCGTTGAACTTAAGGACTTCATCGAATTTGAGAATTCACAGGATCTCAAACATTATCATACCCTTGAAAAGCTTACCGGTTCCGATGAATTCATGCAACAAAAACAATCTCTCGGAAAGAAAAAATTCAGACAAACACCGGAATATGAAAAATGGGTTGAACTGCAGTCACTGAAAAATTCTAAAAGGTTCAAGGACCATTTTTCATTTAAAAAGTCAAAAGATTATGTGAATTTCACGTTGCTTATCGGGTCTGAGAAAATTTCGGAATTTGAAAAGCTGGGCAAATACCTGAAGTCGCCTGAATTTACCAAGGTGAAAGAATACATGCTTCTCCCCGGTAAAAAGAAATATGAGATGTCGGAGGAATTCCGTATGGAACAGCAGTTTGCCGGGCTGAAGAATTCCGATAAATTCAAATGGTATTTCAAAACCCGCAATTCAAAAAAATTCGACGAAATCAAGAGATGGGACCTTACTTTTGCCGAGGAATTTGAGCAGCCAAAACTTGACAGGACAAAATGGCTGACCCGCTATTTCTGGGGTGACAAAGTACTGAAGGATAGCTACGTGAATATGGGAGAAAAGCAGTTCTTCACCGAGGAAAACAATATCGCCATTTCGGGAAGTATTATTAAAGTTCAGACAAGGCGCGAGAAGGCAGCAGGGAAAGTGTGGAATCCGGCTATCGGGTTTTTCCCGAAGGATTTTGATTATACTTCCGCTATTATAAATACTGGAAACAGCTTCAGGCAGCAGTTCGGTCTTTTTGAGGCTAAAATCAGGTTTAACCGAAATTTCCCGGTAAATCACGCATTCTGGCTCGTATCCGATCTTATGTTACCGCATATTGATGTAGCCAGGGCCGCCAAAAATATTGCAGTCGGAACGTACTGGGGTAATCCTAATGCAAAAGGCGGTATTGAAAAAAGGGCTGCATCCATGAACCGTGACCGCTATGGTTATGATTACTATATTTTTTCACTTGAATGGACTAAGGAAAAAATGACATGGAAGGTAAACGGCGTGCCTGCTTTTTCGACCACGACAGGAATCCCTAATATTCCCATGTACCTTAATATAAGCTCTGCCATTTACCAGGATGTAAACGGTTCGGTTCTGCCGGCTGAACTTGAGGTGGATTGGGTAAGGTGTTATAAAGCGATTTAG
- a CDS encoding TolC family protein produces MNNLLNKTYRFLLLLFLALPLQAFSQNDSIDLATIIDSVVNHNPLILQSQEKVNSGVLREQLARSAYNPNIYTSASASRMFPVSAFDFTLPDPQSGEMVTKHFQFVPDIAMDYSLKLSQLIYDFGRTGNNAGLQQTMTEISRLGTDQLKQRLVLASAGYYYNLMYIQQALKIKTDQLNALNQHLDIIRKKQVTGSSTKYEILATQVRISTTQAQVADLESSRRILISHLNNLMNSRYNTLNVKNDVLAGKPEAISDSTFSLALENRPEMKLARETETAAEWGNRIAKSGSNPTLSFFGSTGYKNGYMGEINALKFNYSAGLSLMIPIFDNGRKKINTKLAGSAFTDSQLAAQNTGNQIRDEINESYASMQLAYTKIDQYAAQVAFAEEAYNHAKANYAAGAITNLDLLDASNALAESRLSMLRAQVDFKFYQLKFKSALGEMLY; encoded by the coding sequence ATGAACAACCTATTGAATAAAACATACCGCTTCCTGCTCCTGCTTTTCCTGGCCCTTCCGTTGCAGGCTTTCTCACAGAATGACTCAATCGACCTGGCAACTATAATTGACAGTGTTGTAAATCATAATCCACTTATTTTGCAATCGCAGGAGAAAGTGAATTCAGGCGTACTCAGGGAACAACTGGCCCGGTCGGCATACAATCCCAACATTTATACCTCTGCGTCAGCCTCGAGGATGTTCCCGGTTTCCGCTTTTGATTTTACACTTCCCGATCCTCAGTCGGGTGAAATGGTGACGAAGCATTTCCAGTTTGTTCCGGATATTGCCATGGATTACAGTCTGAAATTAAGCCAGCTGATCTATGATTTTGGCAGGACAGGTAATAATGCCGGGCTTCAGCAGACCATGACAGAGATAAGCCGCCTGGGTACCGACCAGCTGAAGCAGAGACTGGTTCTTGCGTCGGCAGGATATTATTATAACCTGATGTACATACAGCAGGCCCTTAAAATTAAAACCGACCAGCTGAATGCCCTGAACCAGCATCTAGATATCATTCGGAAAAAGCAGGTTACCGGGTCATCCACGAAATATGAGATCCTGGCTACACAGGTAAGGATTTCAACCACGCAGGCGCAGGTGGCGGATCTTGAATCGTCACGCCGGATTCTTATATCACACCTCAACAACCTGATGAATTCGCGTTACAATACACTAAACGTGAAGAACGATGTGCTTGCCGGAAAACCTGAAGCCATATCGGACAGCACATTCAGTCTGGCGCTTGAAAACCGGCCGGAAATGAAGCTTGCACGTGAAACAGAAACCGCTGCCGAATGGGGAAATCGCATTGCAAAATCGGGAAGCAACCCCACCCTGTCGTTTTTCGGAAGCACCGGGTATAAAAACGGCTATATGGGTGAGATCAATGCATTAAAATTCAATTACAGTGCAGGTTTAAGCCTGATGATACCTATATTCGACAACGGCCGTAAAAAGATCAATACAAAACTTGCAGGTTCAGCCTTTACCGACAGTCAGCTTGCCGCACAGAATACCGGAAACCAGATAAGGGATGAGATAAATGAAAGTTATGCATCCATGCAGCTGGCCTATACGAAGATCGACCAGTATGCGGCCCAGGTTGCATTTGCCGAAGAAGCATATAATCATGCGAAGGCCAATTATGCAGCCGGAGCCATTACCAATCTGGATTTGCTTGATGCATCCAATGCACTTGCCGAAAGCAGGTTATCGATGCTCCGTGCACAGGTGGATTTTAAGTTTTACCAGCTGAAATTCAAATCGGCGCTGGGGGAAATGTTGTATTAA
- a CDS encoding DHA2 family efflux MFS transporter permease subunit, which translates to MTKRRVKVAHKIRRKLRPRYVSYHPSQPGYKWWLLATVMIGTFMAVLDATIVNVGLPKIMASFGVGIDKIEWVITAYMLSMAVMLPTSAWLADKFGYKRIYFLGMLAFTFGSFLCGFSSSEDMLILARIVQGLGAGTLMPLGMAIITHEFPPEQRGVALGFWAISSAASVSFGPLIGGFLVDNFNWGLIFEVNVPVGILGMLATIIIQQEYKNKHVGRFDLIGFISASIFLPLVLYALSEGAATTNTEGWHATYILVCFGISAIALAVFITNEMVTDHPLLDLRLLANRNFGISTLMIFIFGIGMFGSTFLLPLYLQNSLGYTAVQAGSVFLPVGIIQGFMSPVSGKLADKSNVKILLIIALLIFAFSFYLNSKLSFLTEHKYIMTALYLRGFSLGLIFTPLSSIALIEIPRQKMAQASGLSNVVRQLGGSFGVAILSTLLTTRVYFHQQVYGQSVNTNSPAYKSVTYKMNSYMQHQAGTNPINAARYSQSALSSQISKESYIQAIDDDFLIASIITVIGIIPVFWLHNKKVNKDKSHEYEQPIE; encoded by the coding sequence ATGACAAAAAGGCGGGTTAAGGTAGCCCACAAAATACGCCGGAAGTTAAGGCCCCGTTACGTTTCGTATCATCCAAGCCAACCGGGTTATAAATGGTGGTTACTTGCCACAGTAATGATCGGTACCTTTATGGCTGTGTTGGATGCCACCATTGTCAATGTGGGTTTGCCAAAGATTATGGCGTCCTTTGGCGTGGGCATTGATAAAATTGAATGGGTCATAACGGCTTATATGCTGTCGATGGCCGTTATGCTGCCTACATCGGCATGGCTTGCCGATAAATTCGGTTATAAAAGGATCTACTTCCTTGGAATGTTAGCCTTCACTTTCGGTTCATTCCTGTGCGGGTTTTCATCAAGTGAAGACATGCTGATCCTTGCCAGGATCGTGCAGGGACTCGGGGCAGGAACCCTGATGCCGCTTGGTATGGCCATTATTACACACGAGTTTCCTCCCGAACAAAGGGGCGTTGCCCTGGGTTTCTGGGCCATTTCATCAGCCGCTTCCGTTTCCTTCGGACCCCTGATCGGTGGCTTCCTGGTTGACAATTTTAACTGGGGACTTATTTTCGAAGTCAATGTACCGGTTGGTATCCTGGGCATGCTGGCAACCATTATTATCCAGCAGGAATACAAAAACAAACATGTAGGAAGATTCGACCTCATCGGTTTCATTTCTGCCAGTATATTTCTGCCTCTTGTTCTGTATGCACTTTCTGAAGGCGCTGCCACCACAAATACCGAAGGTTGGCATGCCACATACATTCTTGTTTGCTTTGGCATATCTGCCATTGCTCTTGCGGTGTTCATTACAAATGAAATGGTAACCGATCATCCATTGCTGGATCTCAGATTGCTGGCTAACCGCAATTTCGGAATCAGTACTCTTATGATATTTATTTTTGGTATCGGTATGTTCGGAAGTACATTCCTGTTACCCCTTTACCTTCAGAATTCGCTCGGTTACACTGCTGTTCAGGCCGGATCCGTGTTTCTTCCGGTGGGAATCATCCAGGGGTTCATGTCACCCGTTTCAGGCAAACTGGCTGATAAATCTAACGTTAAAATTTTGCTTATCATAGCGTTGCTCATCTTTGCCTTCAGTTTTTACCTGAATTCGAAGCTCTCTTTTCTGACAGAGCATAAATACATTATGACTGCCCTGTATTTAAGGGGATTTTCTCTTGGGTTGATTTTCACACCGCTGAGTTCCATAGCACTTATAGAAATACCGCGCCAGAAAATGGCCCAGGCTTCGGGACTGTCAAATGTAGTGAGGCAGCTCGGTGGAAGTTTTGGTGTGGCTATTCTTTCCACGCTTCTTACCACCCGGGTTTACTTCCACCAGCAGGTTTACGGGCAGTCTGTTAACACCAATTCACCTGCCTACAAATCAGTTACCTACAAAATGAACAGCTACATGCAGCACCAGGCTGGCACAAATCCCATAAATGCCGCAAGGTACAGCCAGAGTGCCCTGTCATCGCAGATCAGCAAAGAATCATATATCCAGGCAATTGATGATGATTTCCTTATTGCCAGCATTATTACGGTTATCGGTATAATTCCTGTCTTCTGGCTGCATAATAAAAAAGTAAACAAAGACAAATCACATGAGTATGAACAACCTATTGAATAA
- a CDS encoding HlyD family secretion protein gives MEKKSKKKPSGKVYIPLILVVGTVIGFGIYYYQQYLHFEKTDDAVVDCNSVALGPKIMGRISKLYAEEGDSVKAGQLLAEIDSSDLKAQWLQSQSNIAQLLSNVVSTQARLDAETENNKVLQINADKAKTDYDRAVVQKQADIITQEQFENTTKTLKTADAQLEAAAKQLSVTRAQIVSARSAVDNGKAQANVIATQLKNTRVYSPFDGVVAKRWLLPGDVVQPGQSIFTINNSKDRWVSVYIEETKLRNIYRGQPAFFSIDAFPGVEFFGKVNYIGNNTASRFSLIPPSNASGNFTKITQRVQLKVSIDSTSDGSPSQYTLLSGMSAVIKLRKK, from the coding sequence ATGGAAAAAAAGTCAAAAAAGAAGCCCAGCGGGAAAGTATACATACCCCTGATTCTTGTAGTCGGAACTGTAATAGGTTTCGGGATTTACTATTATCAGCAGTACCTGCATTTCGAAAAGACGGATGATGCGGTGGTTGATTGCAACTCTGTTGCACTTGGACCTAAAATAATGGGCCGTATCAGCAAATTATATGCTGAAGAAGGCGATTCGGTAAAAGCAGGGCAGCTTCTTGCCGAGATTGACAGCTCCGATCTAAAAGCACAGTGGTTGCAGTCGCAGTCGAACATAGCCCAGCTTCTCAGCAATGTGGTTTCCACACAGGCCAGGCTGGATGCAGAAACAGAAAACAATAAGGTTCTGCAGATCAATGCCGATAAGGCCAAAACTGACTATGACAGGGCTGTGGTTCAGAAACAGGCAGATATCATCACGCAGGAGCAGTTTGAAAATACAACAAAAACTCTAAAAACGGCGGATGCACAGCTTGAAGCTGCGGCAAAACAGCTCAGCGTAACCCGTGCACAGATAGTATCAGCCAGGAGTGCCGTTGATAATGGAAAAGCCCAGGCCAATGTAATAGCCACACAGTTAAAAAACACACGGGTGTATTCGCCTTTCGACGGTGTGGTTGCTAAAAGATGGTTATTGCCGGGTGACGTTGTACAACCGGGTCAGAGCATATTTACTATTAATAATTCAAAAGATCGTTGGGTATCAGTTTATATTGAAGAGACCAAACTAAGGAACATTTACAGGGGACAGCCTGCGTTTTTCAGCATTGATGCTTTCCCGGGTGTTGAATTTTTCGGAAAAGTCAACTACATAGGCAACAATACGGCTTCAAGATTTTCGCTTATACCGCCGTCCAATGCATCAGGTAATTTCACAAAAATCACCCAGAGGGTTCAGTTAAAAGTATCCATTGACAGCACTTCGGATGGAAGTCCTTCGCAGTATACCCTTTTATCCGGAATGTCTGCCGTTATCAAACTCAGGAAAAAATGA